In a single window of the Bradyrhizobium erythrophlei genome:
- a CDS encoding TIGR03809 family protein — protein MTHRVDVARGRDVVARWCALAEQRLDYLTELFETGRWRRFHGELAFLENIQEAKAAVEIWRDLAAREASRNSPPDITWPSDSRPALPRGETLRDRPRWLQRQPVQIPVQAPRRDVSILPETEIVYSDEVTSAPEFTAPAMDLSLDNGSELTLDIAVMQERYPLLRNAL, from the coding sequence ATGACACATCGAGTAGACGTGGCACGCGGCCGCGACGTGGTCGCGCGGTGGTGCGCTCTTGCTGAGCAGCGGCTGGATTACCTCACCGAACTGTTCGAGACCGGCCGCTGGCGCCGCTTTCATGGCGAACTGGCCTTTCTCGAGAACATCCAGGAGGCCAAGGCCGCGGTCGAAATCTGGCGCGATCTGGCGGCCCGCGAGGCCTCCCGCAATTCCCCACCCGATATCACCTGGCCTAGCGACAGCCGACCGGCGCTGCCGCGCGGCGAGACGTTGCGCGATCGGCCTCGCTGGCTGCAGCGGCAGCCGGTGCAGATCCCGGTTCAAGCGCCGAGGCGCGACGTTTCGATTCTCCCGGAGACCGAAATCGTTTATTCGGACGAAGTGACTTCCGCGCCGGAGTTCACGGCGCCGGCCATGGATCTGAGCCTGGACAACGGTTCGGAGCTGACGCTCGACATCGCCGTGATGCAGGAGCGCTATCCGCTGCTGCGCAACGCGCTCTGA
- a CDS encoding TIGR03808 family TAT-translocated repetitive protein — MDFTRRRLIGASAAGVAGALAMSPGAARTATLTSSLGRDITQYGVRPGSPDDQTRALQRAIDDAARASVPLALPPGIYRTGMLRLQNGTQLLGVRGATRLVFNGGASMLQGEGAGSVGLTNLTLDGGGIPLPARRGLVHCLGGRDIRITDCEIAGSGGNGIWFENVSGDVSGNIITNTAATAILSFDAQGLLVSRNTIQGTNDNGIEILRTAIGDDGTQVLDNRIEDIKAGPGGSGQYGNAINAFRAGNVIVRGNRIRNCDYSAVRGNSASNIQITGNSVSDVREVALYSEFSFEGAVIANNTVDGAALGVSVCNFNEGGRIAVVQGNIIRNLLPKRPIGTAPDDDAGIGIYVEADTSVTGNVIENAPSFGIIAGWGKYLRDVVISGNVIRNAFVGIGVSVAPGAGTALVNNNMISETPRGAVVGLDHARPMTADLSADGAQRFAQVVIGTNAVRR, encoded by the coding sequence ATGGACTTCACTCGCCGCCGTCTGATCGGGGCATCCGCCGCCGGTGTCGCCGGCGCGCTCGCGATGTCGCCGGGCGCGGCGCGCACGGCGACGCTGACGTCGAGCCTCGGGCGCGACATCACGCAATATGGCGTGCGGCCCGGCAGTCCCGACGATCAGACCCGGGCCTTGCAGCGCGCGATCGACGATGCCGCGCGCGCGTCAGTGCCGCTGGCGCTGCCGCCGGGGATCTATCGCACCGGGATGCTTCGGCTGCAGAACGGCACGCAACTCCTCGGGGTGCGCGGCGCGACCAGGCTGGTTTTCAACGGTGGCGCGTCGATGCTTCAGGGCGAAGGTGCCGGCAGCGTCGGCCTCACCAACCTGACGCTCGACGGCGGCGGCATTCCGCTGCCGGCGCGGCGCGGCCTCGTGCATTGCCTCGGTGGACGCGACATCCGCATCACCGATTGCGAGATCGCCGGTAGCGGCGGCAACGGCATCTGGTTCGAGAACGTCTCCGGCGACGTCAGCGGCAACATCATCACCAACACGGCTGCCACCGCGATCCTGTCGTTCGACGCGCAGGGCCTGCTGGTGTCGCGCAACACCATCCAGGGAACAAACGACAACGGCATCGAAATCCTGCGCACCGCCATCGGCGATGACGGCACCCAGGTGCTCGACAACCGCATCGAGGACATCAAGGCCGGTCCCGGCGGCTCCGGACAATACGGCAACGCCATCAACGCGTTTCGCGCCGGCAACGTGATCGTGCGCGGCAACCGGATCCGCAACTGCGACTATTCCGCGGTGCGCGGCAATTCGGCATCCAACATCCAGATCACGGGCAACAGCGTCAGCGACGTCCGCGAGGTGGCGCTGTATTCCGAATTTTCGTTCGAGGGCGCGGTGATCGCCAACAACACCGTGGACGGCGCGGCTCTGGGCGTCTCGGTCTGCAATTTCAACGAGGGCGGCCGCATCGCGGTCGTGCAGGGCAACATCATCCGCAACCTGCTGCCGAAGCGGCCGATCGGCACCGCGCCGGACGACGACGCCGGCATCGGCATCTATGTCGAGGCCGACACTTCCGTCACCGGCAATGTGATCGAGAATGCGCCGTCATTCGGGATCATCGCCGGCTGGGGCAAATATCTGCGCGACGTCGTGATATCTGGCAATGTCATCCGCAATGCCTTCGTCGGGATCGGCGTGTCGGTGGCGCCCGGCGCGGGCACGGCGCTGGTCAATAACAACATGATCTCGGAGACCCCGCGCGGCGCCGTGGTCGGGCTCGATCACGCGCGGCCGATGACGGCGGATTTATCCGCCGATGGCGCGCAACGTTTTGCGCAGGTAGTGATCGGAACGAACGCGGTGAGGAGGTAG
- a CDS encoding cupin domain-containing protein yields MSKIDIQSAPVSAGSRYPEPFAAPCRDKIRRRLAVAAGLKHIGVNLLELAPGAWSSQRHWHTEAEEFVYVLEGEVVLVTEGRQEILHAGECAAFLPGDPDGHHLQNRSGALARVLEIGSAHLQNDEALYPDIDLRAATSGYFRKDGTPY; encoded by the coding sequence ATGAGCAAGATCGATATCCAAAGCGCGCCGGTTTCGGCTGGCTCCCGGTATCCCGAACCGTTCGCAGCGCCGTGTCGGGACAAAATTCGGCGCCGGCTGGCGGTCGCGGCGGGACTCAAGCACATCGGCGTCAACCTGCTCGAATTGGCTCCGGGCGCCTGGTCCAGCCAGCGGCACTGGCACACCGAGGCGGAGGAGTTCGTATATGTCCTGGAGGGAGAAGTTGTGCTGGTGACCGAAGGCCGCCAGGAAATCCTGCACGCCGGAGAGTGCGCTGCCTTTCTCCCCGGGGATCCCGATGGACATCATTTGCAGAATCGATCCGGCGCGCTCGCGCGCGTTCTCGAAATAGGATCGGCTCACCTGCAAAACGACGAAGCGCTCTATCCAGACATCGATCTCCGGGCGGCCACATCCGGCTATTTCCGCAAGGACGGAACACCCTACTGA
- a CDS encoding pyroglutamyl-peptidase I has product MTDKLRILVTGFGPFPGAPYNPTPPLVARLQRLRRPALGDVELIGHIFHVTYSTVDRELPELIARYRPQALLMFGLADRTAHVRIETRARNAVTTLFPDADRNRARKGSIISGADALTFGPHTAKLLGAADGTGIDARSSRDAGSYLCNYLSWRAIEATRRDDGPRLAAFVHVPLIARDGARQRKGKTHRITLEQLVDAGEAMLLEIVKSTRQAMRESAVAT; this is encoded by the coding sequence ATGACCGACAAACTACGTATCCTCGTCACCGGCTTCGGCCCGTTTCCCGGCGCACCGTACAATCCGACGCCGCCGCTGGTGGCGCGGCTGCAGCGCCTGCGCCGGCCGGCGCTGGGCGATGTCGAACTGATCGGCCACATTTTCCATGTCACCTACAGCACGGTCGATCGGGAACTCCCCGAACTGATCGCCCGATATCGCCCGCAAGCCCTCTTGATGTTCGGCCTCGCCGATCGGACGGCGCATGTCCGGATCGAAACGCGCGCGCGCAATGCCGTCACCACACTGTTCCCCGATGCCGATCGTAACCGCGCGCGGAAGGGATCGATCATCAGCGGCGCCGACGCCCTGACCTTCGGCCCACACACCGCGAAACTGCTGGGCGCGGCTGATGGCACCGGCATCGACGCGCGAAGCTCGCGCGATGCTGGAAGCTACCTCTGCAACTACTTGAGCTGGCGTGCGATCGAGGCGACGCGCCGCGACGATGGTCCCCGCCTTGCCGCGTTCGTGCACGTGCCCTTGATCGCGCGCGACGGCGCTCGGCAACGCAAGGGCAAAACCCACCGCATCACGCTGGAACAACTGGTCGACGCCGGCGAAGCCATGCTGCTGGAGATAGTGAAATCGACCAGGCAGGCGATGCGGGAGAGCGCCGTCGCGACCTGA
- the meaB gene encoding methylmalonyl Co-A mutase-associated GTPase MeaB: protein MALPNNAPIDIEVLTKDLRSGSRAALARAITLIESRRGDHQAAARDLVQGLLPDTGKAIRVGITGSPGVGKSTTIDVLGMFLIERGHKVAVLAVDPSSARTGGSILGDKTRMARLATSDSAYIRPSPASGTLGGVAAKTREAMLLCEAAGFDVVLVETVGIGQSETAVCDMTDFFLALMLPGAGDELQGIKKGLVELADMIAVNKADGDNVKRANLAASEYRGALHILTPRSEHWHPPVVTYSALTGTGIDTLWQKILDHRTAMNASGEFAARRRQQQVKWMWSMLEQRMMARLRADPAIRAKVKKTEAEVADGRITPAVAAEQIAEMLR, encoded by the coding sequence ATGGCCCTGCCGAACAATGCTCCCATAGATATCGAAGTGCTGACAAAAGACCTCCGGTCCGGCAGCCGCGCGGCGCTGGCGCGCGCGATCACGCTGATCGAAAGCCGGCGCGGCGATCATCAGGCCGCCGCACGCGATCTGGTGCAGGGGCTGCTGCCCGACACCGGCAAGGCGATCCGGGTCGGCATCACCGGCTCGCCCGGCGTCGGCAAATCCACCACCATCGATGTGCTCGGGATGTTTCTGATCGAACGCGGCCACAAGGTGGCGGTACTCGCGGTGGACCCCTCGTCCGCCCGCACCGGCGGCTCGATCCTCGGCGACAAGACCCGGATGGCGCGGCTCGCCACCTCCGACAGCGCCTATATCCGGCCTTCGCCGGCGTCCGGCACGCTCGGCGGCGTCGCTGCGAAAACCCGCGAGGCGATGCTGTTGTGCGAGGCCGCCGGCTTCGACGTCGTGCTGGTGGAGACCGTCGGCATCGGCCAATCCGAGACCGCGGTCTGCGACATGACGGACTTTTTCCTGGCGCTGATGCTGCCGGGCGCCGGCGACGAGCTGCAAGGCATCAAGAAGGGCCTGGTCGAACTCGCCGACATGATCGCGGTCAACAAGGCCGACGGCGACAACGTCAAGCGCGCCAATCTGGCGGCTTCCGAATATCGCGGCGCCCTGCATATCCTGACGCCGCGCTCGGAGCATTGGCATCCGCCGGTCGTGACCTATTCGGCCCTGACGGGGACAGGCATCGACACGCTGTGGCAGAAGATCCTCGATCACCGCACCGCGATGAACGCCTCCGGCGAATTCGCGGCAAGACGGCGGCAGCAGCAGGTGAAGTGGATGTGGTCGATGCTGGAGCAGCGGATGATGGCGCGGCTGCGCGCCGACCCGGCGATCCGGGCGAAAGTGAAGAAGACCGAAGCCGAGGTGGCCGATGGCCGCATCACCCCGGCGGTCGCGGCCGAGCAGATCGCGGAGATGCTGAGGTAA